Within Planococcus citri chromosome 2, ihPlaCitr1.1, whole genome shotgun sequence, the genomic segment acttttattacaagcttttttttctatttacaatttttgggtattttttgttaactggttgcaaatcaatgaaccagtttcaaaaaattcatgtttttgtcgccttagtgtgtagaatgcattgcgccaataaaaaccagtttgaatttttttgaccaaaccggtttttcaatgtGTGGACACCCAGTGCAttggcttgaaattttcaaggtcgcttttgaaaccCCATATTTTTCCCTCCTCAACGCCTCTTCATTCATCTCTCAAGCTCTTTCCccttaaaaataaaatccactGGTCACtaccagggctgtaaggtaatttatgttggtaaattacgtcggtattttacggtattttaccaaaagtttattaccgtattttaccataatttaccaaaaagccaaattaacacttttttttcatctttccttcataaatctccaaatttccatggaaatttatgatttgaaagttgccaaaaattttccccataaatttccaaaaaatgtccatggaaaatttcctataatctctAATAACACCTTAAACAGATGAAACTTTACTTCAGatgcaggtcagaagttcagaacttcgaagtcaaactacaaaaaataactcttcatatccaaattactaaaataccataaataccgtagAATAGCGTATTTTACCACCGTATttaataaattacggtaatttaacaaccctgctcactacttttgtgtcatactgtgtAATAGAGGCTGTAAATAGGCACAGGTACGAGTAGGTGGTAGAAGTACATACCGTCACATCGCATTCGCAGTCTTCGCTATAATTAATCTGGTATTTCGTATTGGTGGATTTATTTTCGACGTTTGCCGATGATTGATTATTATGTTGATTACTCGAATCCGAGATATTATTATTCGAAATCGACGTatcattcaaatgaaaaatatttatgatCGTATCGTTTGCAGAATTCGTTTCGGTTACGTTATATTTCCATTTATCGGTCAAGTTGGTTTTATCTGTTTCGGTTTCCGCTACTGCTGTTGTTATTGTTGTCGTATTACATGAACTATCAATATCGCAAACTTGGTTACCACTTTCAGTActggtgatgattttttcatcggCGTGTACCAGAGtaatttgtagaaaaatataGAACACGGCGAGAAACATCACTCCGTTGATCGGTTTACTACGTTTCGACGCCGTATTTTGCGAAATTACGCAATATTACGCCAAGTTCCAAATGCACTGTGCCCATCGCTTCGGTCTGCAACCTGTATCGGTCGTTACCGGAATAAATCAAGTCTAATGAACGTAGTTGAACTCCTCCGCCTAAGAAATGTCTACGAAATTCTTCGTGAACGGTTCCTATCGAATGAAAATGACAATATTTGTAGAAGAAGAGTTCTTAACATTGTGTacaataatataggtacatgtAGTTCTACGTACCAATAGGTCGCCATGTATAGCATTCGATTTTATGGGTACCAGGAGTGGTAGGAATATGACAAAATCCGTAACCGTAGATTTGACTTCGTCCGTATTTATCGTAATAGTAAACTTGTACGTGAATTTTTGGCCAACCTGAGAACAAATGAATGATTCAGGTGCCTGTATGTATACACGAGATAAGTACTTAGGCAGAAGATTGATCATACCTTGAGGTCCTTTAGTAGCGTAATGAACATCTATCGGATGACACCACCATGAAATATTTCCATAAGCTGGATCATCGATTTGTGTTTGGCCTTCTTTCACACCGGAAACTAACTTCCAACCGCCTCCTATAAGGTTGTGAAATGGTACTCGAATTTAACACCGATGAACGCTTCAGATGAACTATAATTACGTTAGGAATCACGTACCTGCATGTAAGCTCCACTTGCAGAATAAACTTTTACTTGGAAAATCACTAGCACCCGAAATTTGTCCGATAATATGAACTTCTGCCATTGATAAACTGCAATATTATATTCgagaaattgtttttgtttattttggttGTCATGGTGATGAGCAAGCGAGCTAGCGTTCGATGTGATCCTAACAAGAACGGTCTTATTTTACACGTGTTTTGTTCTGGTCCAGTGATGGGATAttgaaatgttgttttttcCCACTCGCCAGctcgaaatttcccattttttcccaCACGTCGTACCAAAAATTCTCTCATTTTCCCCTCAAATTGCAAGTCAAAACGAAAAACTCTTACTTACtccttttttattcaaataatacATGTATAGGAAAAATAAGGtgaaaaatcgcaataaaaaaacattttcacctagccaagatttttttgcaggaaattgtcgagggtgaccccctgaataattcctaaGAGCTACCACCCTGTACccctcttgctaatttttttatcggGGGCTGAACCCTCTCCCCaatgggttttttgcagttttctcctcaagggttgattttacgtcaaaaacagtacagtacttttttgttttacgtcaaatttctgatctagtgatatatcaactgtccttctacccccaaggggggtggggctagaactatttaaatgagaggggttttctaaaaaacacaaaaaagctatcggcgcgtAGGAGGAGTGAAATgacccccgagagcgttcgggttgatactaggatggaaggtgggtaccatcgagaaactaccgcgtgaaatatttcagatccacgccacctcccctttttggggaaccccccttttttgtaatttcaataacacGGTTCTCAGCctcattttaaccgattttgaaaatttttctggaagttatgtatacccttagtaggtatccccacaagaattttcaacctcctcccctcatatttacccctcaaaatggcgtttttttcatttttttatgcctattaagaatcaagattgagagaggtacaattttggaaacacgttttttggatctATTTGTGGCCCCAAATATCATTTACTATATTAGAAagttttgctttggtgcgccgtggtgaaaacttggaataatgtatcttagggggggggggggtgggggtgaaatgggaattttgaaaaaaataactaataatgagtagggtatcgttttcacatgattcgataccgctgagcacgaatatgacctcagattttctgctacactcacctagctctCTCCAAAGCCCCTCAGCcctctcaattttcactatttttgaaaataaatatcattttgatgacattggtgtcgttttcacatgattcgataccgctgagcacgaatatgacctcatattttctgctacac encodes:
- the B9d2 gene encoding B9 domain-containing protein 2, whose translation is MAEVHIIGQISGASDFPSKSLFCKWSLHAGGGWKLVSGVKEGQTQIDDPAYGNISWWCHPIDVHYATKGPQGWPKIHVQVYYYDKYGRSQIYGYGFCHIPTTPGTHKIECYTWRPIGTVHEEFRRHFLGGGVQLRSLDLIYSGNDRYRLQTEAMGTVHLELGVILRNFAKYGVET